The following coding sequences lie in one Gemmatimonadota bacterium genomic window:
- a CDS encoding metal ABC transporter permease produces MTSADLEIQLIAVVVAVTCALPGTFLVLRKLALMSDAISHSILLGIVLAFFVVEEITSPFLIVAAAGTGVLTVALVELLLRTRLVKEDAAIALVFPALFSVAVILISRYAGSVHLDLDAVLLGEIAFAPFRRLVVGGMDLGPESLWLMGGILAFNLLAVVVFYKELKLSTFDAGLAAALGFSPVLLHYVFMGMVSVTAVGAFDAVGSILVVALMIAPPAAAYLLTDRLPVLLAGSTLIGAGSAISGFWMARWLDASIAGSMAVMAGMAFLAALLFAPERGLVAGTRRKAGQRIEFAGLMLTIHLLHHEDGAGALEENRVAHLGEHLRWTADFAQRVVRRAEREGFVTRDAGDLLRLTPLGREVARHRMVT; encoded by the coding sequence GTGACCTCGGCCGATCTGGAGATCCAGCTGATCGCCGTGGTCGTGGCGGTCACCTGCGCCCTCCCCGGGACCTTCCTCGTATTGCGGAAGCTCGCCCTGATGAGCGACGCGATCTCGCACTCGATCCTTCTCGGGATCGTGCTCGCTTTTTTTGTCGTCGAAGAGATCACGTCGCCCTTCCTCATCGTTGCCGCAGCGGGGACCGGAGTCCTGACGGTCGCTCTGGTCGAGCTCCTCCTCCGGACCCGGCTCGTCAAAGAGGACGCGGCGATCGCTCTCGTATTCCCGGCACTTTTTTCAGTGGCCGTAATCCTGATCTCGCGGTATGCGGGAAGCGTGCACCTGGACCTGGATGCCGTCCTCCTGGGGGAAATCGCCTTCGCGCCCTTCCGGCGCCTGGTGGTGGGAGGGATGGACCTGGGGCCGGAGAGCCTCTGGCTCATGGGAGGGATTCTGGCGTTCAACCTCCTTGCCGTCGTCGTCTTCTACAAGGAGCTGAAACTCTCGACCTTCGATGCCGGCCTCGCGGCGGCCCTTGGATTTTCCCCGGTCCTCCTCCACTACGTGTTCATGGGGATGGTCTCGGTGACGGCGGTCGGCGCTTTCGATGCCGTCGGCTCGATTCTCGTCGTGGCCCTCATGATTGCGCCCCCCGCCGCGGCCTACCTCCTCACCGACAGGCTCCCCGTGCTCCTCGCCGGAAGCACGCTCATCGGCGCGGGATCCGCGATCTCGGGGTTCTGGATGGCGCGATGGCTCGACGCCTCGATCGCCGGCTCGATGGCCGTCATGGCGGGAATGGCGTTTCTCGCGGCCCTCCTCTTCGCACCGGAGAGGGGGCTGGTGGCGGGAACGCGGAGGAAGGCCGGACAGCGGATCGAATTCGCCGGCCTCATGCTCACGATCCACCTTCTCCACCACGAAGACGGGGCCGGGGCGCTGGAAGAGAACCGCGTTGCGCACCTCGGGGAGCACCTCCGATGGACTGCCGACTTCGCGCAGCGGGTGGTTCGACGTGCCGAACGGGAAGGATTCGTGACCCGGGATGCCGGGGATCTCCTGCGGTTGACCCCGCTCGGACGGGAGGTCGCCAGGCACCGGATGGTCACCTGA
- the secD gene encoding protein translocase subunit SecD, which yields MFQSLRARIVVILAVVGICGWYLYQNYGELGSVMRLGLDLKGGMQLVLEVDDPDGVLTDEARADAIDRAEVVIRTRVDELGVAEPLIQKVGNYRLIVELAGISDEERAKEIIGTTALLEWMLVRPVADVYQALSRIDRAIVLALGEDSIRALGRAVQAATDATGASLEDLFLGRADSAAEPGDIAAVADTTVPPDSVAADTASAQDTTAAEAEGGALVPFSGALLQGLDVGEFLVPTEDFEIIQGFLEIPEVEAVIPRDVTLRWGWEPYAVGGRTYRRLYVLDRNPFLTGEDLEDAQAQRAVDTNQAVVNFQLSRAGGRDFADITSTNIGNRIAIVLDREVVSAPVVRAQIGSQGRIELGAAPMEEAADLALVLRAGALPAPLRIEEERTVGPSLGQDSVDQGRIAGIVGLLLVVVIMIVYYKVAGALAIAALGVYVVIVMGGLAALDAALTLPGIAGLVLSIGMAVDANVLIFERIREELDAGRAVRTAVDEGFGHALSAILDSNLTTLITALILYQVGTGPVRGFAVTLSIGIIASFFTALYVTRTFLLIHLRGKSATDTLSI from the coding sequence ATGTTCCAGTCCCTTAGAGCGCGGATCGTCGTCATCCTGGCTGTGGTCGGGATCTGCGGCTGGTACCTCTACCAGAACTATGGCGAGCTCGGATCGGTCATGCGGTTGGGACTGGACCTCAAGGGGGGAATGCAGCTCGTTCTGGAAGTGGATGATCCGGACGGCGTCCTGACCGACGAGGCCCGCGCCGACGCGATTGATCGCGCCGAGGTCGTGATCCGGACCCGGGTGGACGAGCTCGGGGTGGCCGAGCCCCTCATTCAAAAGGTCGGAAACTACCGCCTGATCGTCGAGTTGGCGGGGATCAGCGACGAGGAGCGGGCGAAAGAGATCATCGGGACGACCGCCCTCCTGGAGTGGATGCTCGTCCGGCCGGTCGCCGACGTGTATCAGGCGCTCAGCCGCATTGACCGTGCGATCGTGCTCGCGCTCGGCGAAGACTCCATTCGCGCCCTCGGGCGGGCCGTCCAAGCCGCCACGGATGCGACGGGAGCGTCCCTCGAAGACCTCTTCCTGGGACGTGCGGACTCCGCGGCCGAACCTGGGGACATCGCGGCGGTCGCGGACACCACGGTTCCACCCGACTCCGTCGCGGCGGACACTGCCTCGGCGCAGGACACGACCGCCGCGGAGGCCGAAGGAGGGGCGCTCGTGCCCTTCTCCGGAGCGCTTCTCCAAGGGCTCGACGTCGGCGAATTCCTTGTCCCGACGGAGGATTTCGAGATCATCCAGGGATTTCTCGAGATCCCGGAAGTCGAGGCCGTCATCCCTCGCGACGTGACGCTCCGCTGGGGTTGGGAACCCTACGCGGTGGGTGGGCGCACCTACCGGCGCCTTTACGTCCTGGACAGGAATCCCTTCCTCACGGGGGAGGATCTGGAGGACGCGCAGGCGCAGCGGGCGGTGGATACGAACCAGGCGGTGGTGAACTTTCAGCTGTCCCGCGCGGGTGGACGCGACTTCGCCGATATCACCTCCACCAATATCGGGAACCGGATCGCCATCGTCCTCGACCGGGAGGTGGTGAGCGCCCCCGTGGTGCGCGCCCAGATCGGCTCGCAGGGCCGGATCGAGCTCGGTGCGGCTCCGATGGAGGAAGCGGCCGACCTGGCCCTCGTCCTTCGCGCCGGCGCCCTTCCCGCGCCCCTCCGGATCGAAGAGGAGCGGACAGTGGGGCCGTCGCTCGGGCAGGACTCCGTAGACCAGGGGCGGATTGCGGGGATCGTCGGGCTCCTCCTCGTCGTGGTGATCATGATCGTTTACTACAAGGTCGCCGGCGCCCTCGCCATCGCGGCGCTCGGCGTATACGTGGTGATCGTGATGGGAGGGCTGGCCGCACTGGACGCGGCGCTGACGCTTCCTGGAATCGCCGGCCTCGTCCTCTCGATCGGGATGGCCGTGGACGCGAACGTCCTGATCTTCGAGCGCATCCGGGAGGAGCTGGATGCCGGGAGGGCGGTGCGAACCGCGGTGGACGAAGGGTTCGGACATGCCCTCTCGGCCATTCTGGACTCCAACCTCACGACCCTCATCACGGCCCTCATCCTCTATCAGGTTGGAACCGGTCCGGTCCGCGGCTTCGCGGTCACCCTCTCGATCGGGATCATCGCTTCCTTCTTCACCGCCCTGTACGTGACGCGCACCTTCCTCCTCATTCATTTGAGGGGAAAGAGCGCCACGGACACGTTGAGCATCTGA
- the secF gene encoding protein translocase subunit SecF — protein MRLFKDAKYDFIGPRRRAYILSASLVAVGIVAMVVNFATMGSWLRYGVDFTGGTLVQVRVAEGVTDGMLRNALGGAQAPAITRFGSDSEFLIRTELEEGVAAEEVGQRVRAQLEASPEIGAVEVSRSEFVSAKIGSELGARAATAILISFFLTLVYLGFRFEVRFGWAAIVATAHDLLVTLGFLALFRVEISLSTVAAVLTVIGYSLNDTIIVFDRIRENLSKKGARRENPVELINRSINEVIPRTVLTSGTTLAVLTALLILGGAVIRDFTIVLILGIVVGTYSSIFVAAPALLEIQRRWGTKEEAQRKKELKRPRGKEAVSV, from the coding sequence ATGCGCCTCTTCAAGGACGCAAAGTACGACTTCATCGGCCCTCGGCGCCGTGCGTACATCCTCTCGGCCTCGCTCGTGGCGGTTGGGATCGTGGCGATGGTCGTCAACTTCGCGACCATGGGAAGCTGGCTCCGCTACGGGGTGGACTTCACGGGGGGGACGCTGGTCCAGGTTCGCGTCGCGGAGGGTGTCACGGACGGGATGCTCAGGAACGCCCTCGGTGGCGCGCAGGCTCCCGCGATCACCCGATTCGGCTCCGACAGCGAATTCCTCATTCGCACGGAGCTCGAGGAAGGGGTCGCGGCGGAAGAGGTCGGACAGAGGGTTCGGGCCCAGCTCGAGGCGAGCCCCGAGATCGGCGCGGTCGAGGTCTCCCGCTCCGAGTTCGTCAGCGCCAAGATCGGATCGGAGCTGGGGGCGCGCGCAGCGACGGCGATCCTCATCTCCTTCTTCCTCACCCTCGTCTATCTCGGCTTTCGCTTCGAGGTGAGGTTTGGATGGGCCGCGATCGTCGCGACGGCGCACGACCTCCTCGTGACCCTCGGATTCCTCGCGCTCTTCCGGGTGGAGATTTCGCTTTCGACGGTGGCGGCAGTCCTCACGGTCATCGGGTACTCCCTGAACGACACGATCATCGTCTTCGACCGGATCCGCGAAAACCTTTCGAAGAAGGGCGCCCGCAGGGAGAACCCGGTCGAGCTCATCAACCGCTCGATCAACGAGGTGATTCCGCGCACCGTGCTGACGTCGGGGACGACCCTCGCGGTTCTCACGGCCCTCCTCATCCTGGGGGGCGCCGTGATCCGCGACTTCACGATCGTCCTCATCCTCGGGATCGTCGTCGGGACCTATTCCTCTATCTTTGTGGCAGCGCCCGCCCTCCTCGAAATCCAGCGCCGCTGGGGGACGAAGGAAGAGGCGCAGCGGAAGAAGGAATTGAAGCGGCCCCGCGGGAAGGAAGCCGTCTCGGTCTGA
- a CDS encoding TatD family hydrolase: protein MLLDTHCHLTDARYRGELSGVLERAAGAGVSGVIAIASDLRDAERVRALLTESAAPGGGGARIWGTAGVHPHEAAKAPADFRERLREALAHPEVVAVGECGLDFHYDFSPRDSQRRVFDEHIEVASELDLPLVVHCREAEEEMTERVLEAGKAGVRGVLHCFPGDPGLLTAALDAGWLVSFTGLVTFKSFDGVEAVRNVPADRYMLETDGPYMAPVPYRGKRNEPAFLPLIRDRMAELRGEAPEKVECDTSETACRFFRLPHANEGA from the coding sequence ATGCTCCTCGACACTCACTGCCACCTGACCGACGCCCGTTACCGCGGCGAGCTTTCCGGCGTGTTGGAGCGCGCGGCGGGCGCCGGGGTGAGCGGCGTCATCGCGATCGCCTCCGACCTCCGGGACGCCGAACGTGTGCGCGCCCTCCTGACGGAGAGCGCGGCTCCCGGCGGCGGGGGCGCGCGGATCTGGGGTACGGCGGGCGTTCATCCCCACGAGGCGGCGAAGGCACCGGCCGATTTCCGGGAGAGGCTCCGGGAGGCGCTCGCCCATCCCGAGGTCGTCGCCGTCGGGGAATGTGGGCTCGACTTCCACTACGATTTTTCTCCCCGTGATTCCCAGCGGCGCGTCTTCGACGAGCATATCGAGGTCGCCTCCGAGCTCGACCTCCCCCTCGTCGTCCACTGCCGCGAAGCGGAGGAGGAGATGACCGAGCGGGTGCTGGAGGCGGGAAAGGCGGGGGTTCGCGGCGTCCTCCACTGTTTCCCGGGCGATCCCGGGCTTCTCACGGCCGCGCTCGACGCGGGATGGCTCGTCTCGTTCACCGGCCTCGTTACCTTCAAGTCCTTCGACGGAGTGGAGGCGGTGCGAAACGTTCCGGCCGACCGGTACATGCTCGAGACGGACGGGCCCTACATGGCGCCGGTCCCCTATCGCGGAAAACGAAACGAACCCGCCTTCCTTCCGTTGATCCGCGACCGCATGGCGGAGCTGAGGGGAGAGGCGCCCGAGAAAGTCGAGTGCGACACGAGCGAGACGGCATGCCGGTTCTTCCGCCTCCCCCATGCGAATGAAGGCGCCTGA
- the mutL gene encoding DNA mismatch repair endonuclease MutL, with product MPRTIRVLPDSVANQIAAGEVVERPASVVKELVENAFDAGAREIRVQLVQGGKRVVRVSDDGRGMGREDAILSLDRHATSKIRSADDLRAVETFGFRGEALPAIASVSRMTLETRVREEEVGTRIVARGGAITAVEDVARTPGTTVTVENLFFNAPARAKFLRQPAAETRAVTEALAPLALAHPEVAIHLDSDERPLLELPAVADVVERIGAIWGAEAAADLLPVAFRDGDFAIHGVVQRPDATKPGFRRSYLFLGDRPFREPVLLRAADRGYRTTIPREHRPWVFLFLDAPRGGVDVNVHPTKAEVRFRDRAAVEDLVERGVRGALETLESAATFGTGTVPTLLRVRERRPEGTPAEAQMALFLAGGVQRPSHTERAAGKMEPGAEGGAAQEATGGDGAESPRLWQVHDAWILAEVRDGLLLIDQHAAHERVLFERIMAGFGAGGMEGQRLLFPLTVRLTLAEYAIVEELGGLLRRTGFEVEGFGGDTVIVHAVPHPHPHFDAERCLREMIDELTRGSELTRAARNQHERVAMSFACKGAIKAGQPLSDSEVQELFDALFATELPFHDVHGRPTTVRLSRGEIERKFGR from the coding sequence ATGCCCCGCACCATCCGCGTCCTTCCCGACAGCGTGGCGAACCAGATCGCCGCAGGCGAGGTCGTGGAGCGTCCCGCTTCCGTGGTGAAGGAGCTCGTCGAAAACGCGTTCGACGCCGGCGCGCGGGAGATCCGCGTGCAGCTCGTCCAGGGAGGAAAGCGGGTCGTGCGCGTGTCGGACGACGGCCGCGGAATGGGCCGCGAGGATGCCATCCTCTCCCTGGACCGGCATGCGACCTCCAAGATCCGGAGCGCGGACGATCTGCGGGCCGTGGAGACCTTCGGGTTCCGGGGAGAGGCGCTCCCGGCGATCGCCTCGGTTTCACGGATGACCCTCGAGACCCGCGTGCGAGAAGAGGAAGTCGGGACCCGGATCGTCGCGCGTGGCGGTGCGATCACCGCGGTCGAGGATGTCGCGCGCACGCCGGGGACCACGGTGACCGTGGAAAACCTGTTCTTCAACGCGCCGGCCCGCGCGAAGTTTCTTCGCCAACCCGCCGCCGAGACTCGCGCCGTGACGGAGGCCCTCGCGCCCCTCGCCCTCGCGCACCCGGAAGTCGCAATCCACCTGGACTCTGACGAGCGGCCGCTGCTGGAGCTCCCCGCCGTCGCCGACGTCGTGGAGCGCATCGGTGCGATCTGGGGCGCGGAAGCTGCCGCCGACCTCCTTCCCGTCGCTTTCCGTGATGGGGACTTCGCAATTCATGGAGTCGTCCAGAGGCCCGACGCGACGAAGCCGGGCTTCCGCCGGTCGTACCTCTTCCTGGGAGATCGCCCCTTCCGCGAGCCCGTCCTTCTCCGCGCGGCGGACCGAGGATATCGGACGACGATCCCGCGCGAGCATCGTCCCTGGGTCTTCCTCTTCCTCGATGCGCCGCGGGGAGGGGTGGACGTGAACGTGCATCCGACGAAAGCCGAGGTCCGGTTTCGCGATAGGGCGGCCGTCGAAGACCTCGTCGAGCGGGGTGTGCGAGGTGCGCTGGAAACCCTCGAGAGCGCCGCGACCTTCGGCACCGGCACGGTCCCCACGCTCCTCCGGGTCCGTGAGCGCCGGCCCGAGGGCACGCCGGCCGAAGCGCAGATGGCCCTCTTCCTTGCGGGGGGCGTGCAGCGTCCGTCGCATACCGAGCGGGCAGCTGGAAAAATGGAACCGGGGGCAGAGGGGGGGGCGGCGCAGGAAGCCACGGGAGGCGACGGGGCGGAGAGCCCGCGCCTCTGGCAGGTCCACGACGCCTGGATCCTGGCCGAGGTGCGCGACGGGTTACTACTCATCGACCAACACGCGGCTCACGAGCGCGTCCTCTTCGAGCGGATCATGGCCGGCTTCGGCGCCGGTGGCATGGAAGGACAGCGGCTCCTCTTTCCCCTGACGGTGCGCCTCACTCTGGCTGAATACGCGATCGTGGAGGAACTCGGCGGGCTTCTCCGGCGCACGGGATTCGAGGTCGAGGGATTCGGCGGGGATACGGTGATCGTGCATGCGGTCCCCCATCCGCACCCCCACTTCGACGCGGAACGATGCCTGCGGGAGATGATCGATGAGCTGACCCGGGGCTCGGAGCTGACCCGCGCGGCGCGGAATCAACATGAGCGCGTGGCGATGAGCTTCGCGTGCAAAGGCGCGATCAAGGCGGGACAGCCGCTCTCGGACTCCGAGGTCCAGGAGCTCTTCGACGCCCTCTTCGCCACCGAGCTTCCCTTCCACGACGTGCATGGGCGACCGACGACGGTCCGCCTTTCCCGTGGGGAGATCGAGAGGAAGTTCGGGCGTTGA
- the miaA gene encoding tRNA (adenosine(37)-N6)-dimethylallyltransferase MiaA, translated as MSALALVGPTTSGKTVLSISLALRLGAEIVSTDSRQVYRGMDIGTDKATPADRERVPHHGLDLVDPGERYSAGQFARDARGWIEGIRGRGRVPLLVGGTGFFLRALTEPIFREPRLEGGRRERLRGYLSTLSVEEMGRWARALDPARAALATEGGRQRLARTLEVPLLTGHPLSWWHRHAPPDALPVETRIVRLQVPRDELHRRIDARARAMFEGGLLDEVRHLLERGITASSPGMTATGYREAAEVLAGTLSQEEAIARVQSGTRRYARRQETWFRNQLPANTFVLDATVPPADQVARVFDWWAGTRSPLEGVGSAPARGGPE; from the coding sequence TTGAGCGCACTCGCTCTCGTCGGCCCTACCACTTCGGGAAAGACGGTCCTCTCGATCTCCCTGGCGCTCCGGCTTGGTGCGGAGATCGTTTCGACGGACTCGCGGCAGGTGTATCGCGGGATGGACATCGGAACGGACAAGGCGACGCCGGCCGACCGGGAGCGTGTTCCCCATCACGGGCTCGACCTCGTGGATCCGGGCGAGCGGTATTCCGCCGGACAGTTCGCCCGCGACGCGCGGGGCTGGATCGAGGGGATCCGCGGACGAGGGCGTGTTCCGCTGCTCGTGGGAGGAACGGGCTTTTTCCTCCGGGCCCTGACCGAGCCCATCTTCCGCGAACCCCGTCTGGAAGGGGGGCGGCGCGAGCGGCTGCGGGGCTACCTCTCCACCCTGTCGGTCGAAGAGATGGGGCGTTGGGCACGTGCGCTCGACCCCGCTCGGGCGGCCCTCGCCACCGAAGGTGGGCGCCAGCGGCTGGCCCGCACCCTCGAGGTTCCCCTCCTGACGGGACACCCCCTCTCTTGGTGGCACCGGCACGCCCCCCCGGATGCTCTCCCGGTCGAGACTCGCATCGTGCGACTGCAGGTGCCACGCGACGAGCTCCACCGGCGGATCGATGCCCGCGCCCGCGCGATGTTCGAGGGGGGGCTCCTCGATGAGGTGCGCCACCTGCTGGAGAGGGGGATCACCGCTTCGTCGCCGGGAATGACCGCGACCGGATATCGGGAGGCCGCCGAAGTGCTTGCGGGGACCCTATCCCAGGAGGAGGCGATCGCCCGAGTCCAGAGTGGGACGCGCCGATACGCCCGCCGGCAGGAGACCTGGTTCCGAAACCAGCTTCCGGCCAACACCTTCGTCCTCGACGCGACGGTGCCGCCGGCCGACCAGGTCGCGCGGGTTTTCGACTGGTGGGCGGGGACCAGGAGCCCCCTGGAAGGGGTAGGGAGTGCGCCCGCACGGGGCGGCCCGGAATGA
- the bshA gene encoding N-acetyl-alpha-D-glucosaminyl L-malate synthase BshA, translating into MKIGITCYPTYGGSGAVATELGLVLADRGHEVHFISYAQPFRLSGFRERLYFHEVEMDQYPLFEHPPYSLALAVSIHEVAVKYGLDIIHVHYAIPHATSAWIAGQMFEGSPAPRIVTTLHGTDITLVGQHPSFHSITRFSILRSDGLTAVSEYLRDETERNFGVKRERIRVIPNFVDTELYRRDRVPCHRSSLAPPGEKILMHVSNFRAVKRVEDVVRIFAGVQARIPSRLVMIGDGPERPRAVQQAEASGVSDRVLFLGKHSSVDELLACADLFLLPSESESFGLAALEAMACGTPVVASKVGGLPEVVANGETGFLFPLGEVDLMVEGALELLGSKERWQAMSRAGRQLAVERFSAAKVVPAYEEYYGEVLASAARKPEARAV; encoded by the coding sequence GTGAAGATCGGAATCACCTGCTACCCGACCTACGGAGGGTCCGGCGCGGTCGCGACGGAGCTGGGACTCGTCCTGGCGGACCGCGGCCACGAGGTCCACTTCATCTCGTATGCCCAGCCCTTCCGGCTTTCCGGATTCCGAGAGCGCCTCTACTTCCACGAAGTGGAGATGGATCAATATCCTCTCTTCGAGCATCCTCCGTATTCGCTCGCCCTCGCGGTCTCCATCCACGAGGTGGCCGTGAAATACGGCCTCGACATCATCCACGTGCACTACGCGATTCCTCACGCGACGTCGGCCTGGATCGCCGGACAGATGTTCGAAGGAAGTCCCGCGCCCCGGATCGTGACGACACTTCACGGCACCGACATCACGCTGGTGGGGCAACATCCATCCTTCCACTCGATCACCCGATTTTCGATCCTTCGGTCCGATGGGCTTACGGCCGTTTCCGAGTACCTCCGCGACGAGACCGAGCGGAACTTCGGGGTTAAGCGCGAGCGGATCCGAGTCATTCCGAACTTCGTGGATACGGAGCTGTACCGGCGGGACCGGGTTCCTTGCCACCGCTCGAGCCTCGCTCCGCCCGGAGAAAAGATCCTCATGCACGTCTCGAACTTTCGGGCCGTGAAGAGGGTCGAGGACGTAGTGCGGATCTTCGCGGGGGTGCAGGCGCGGATTCCTTCCCGCCTCGTCATGATCGGGGACGGCCCCGAGCGGCCCCGGGCCGTCCAGCAGGCCGAGGCGTCCGGCGTGTCCGATCGGGTCCTGTTTCTCGGAAAACACAGCTCGGTGGACGAGCTCCTCGCCTGCGCGGACCTCTTCCTTCTCCCGAGCGAATCCGAGTCCTTCGGCCTCGCGGCCCTCGAGGCCATGGCGTGTGGGACGCCGGTGGTGGCGTCCAAAGTGGGCGGCCTCCCCGAGGTCGTCGCGAATGGGGAGACCGGCTTCCTTTTCCCCCTTGGAGAAGTCGATCTCATGGTCGAAGGCGCGCTGGAGCTGCTCGGCTCGAAGGAGAGGTGGCAGGCGATGAGCCGCGCCGGCCGACAGCTCGCGGTGGAGCGTTTCTCGGCGGCCAAGGTCGTGCCCGCCTACGAGGAGTATTACGGCGAAGTGCTCGCAAGCGCGGCCCGGAAACCCGAGGCGCGGGCCGTATGA
- the nadC gene encoding carboxylating nicotinate-nucleotide diphosphorylase, which produces MSIVEDEAKFLLAAALAEDVGAGDLTTRWTVSDDLAGAAEIVAKEPLVLAGAFVARLAFLALDPAAEVELPEPEGAEVSEGATVLRVRGKVAGILTAERTALNFLARLSGIATLTREFVERVAGTGARITDTRKTTPGWRHLEKWAVQLGGGANHRMGLYDMILVKDNHIAAAGGVREAAQRVVDRNEARLPVEVEVVRPADVEELRGMRVNRILLDNMSEVDLRDAVARVSRWPAPRPELEASGNMTLDRVPGVARTGVAWISVGALTHSVRSVDLSLRLALAGDEGRPEGEAPRGGVA; this is translated from the coding sequence ATGAGTATCGTCGAGGACGAGGCGAAGTTTCTTCTCGCCGCAGCGCTCGCCGAAGACGTGGGGGCGGGGGATCTTACCACGCGCTGGACGGTGAGCGACGATCTGGCCGGAGCCGCGGAGATCGTCGCGAAGGAGCCGCTCGTCCTCGCCGGCGCATTCGTGGCTCGCCTCGCCTTCCTCGCCCTCGACCCGGCCGCCGAAGTCGAGCTCCCGGAGCCCGAGGGCGCGGAGGTCTCCGAGGGGGCGACCGTCCTTCGTGTCCGAGGGAAGGTGGCGGGGATCCTCACGGCCGAACGAACGGCACTGAACTTTCTCGCGCGTCTCTCGGGGATCGCCACACTCACCCGTGAGTTCGTGGAGAGGGTGGCGGGAACGGGGGCGCGAATCACCGACACGCGGAAAACGACGCCGGGGTGGCGCCATCTGGAAAAGTGGGCGGTTCAGCTCGGGGGCGGCGCCAATCACCGGATGGGCCTCTACGACATGATCCTCGTCAAGGACAACCACATCGCGGCGGCCGGTGGCGTTCGCGAAGCTGCGCAGAGGGTCGTGGACCGGAACGAGGCCCGCCTCCCCGTCGAAGTCGAGGTCGTCCGCCCCGCAGACGTGGAGGAGCTCCGCGGGATGCGGGTGAACCGGATTCTCCTCGACAACATGAGTGAAGTGGATCTGCGAGACGCAGTGGCCCGCGTCTCCCGATGGCCCGCTCCCCGCCCCGAGCTCGAGGCCTCCGGAAACATGACGCTGGATCGGGTCCCGGGCGTGGCGCGAACCGGCGTGGCTTGGATCTCCGTCGGGGCGCTCACCCATTCAGTGCGCTCCGTGGACCTTTCCCTGCGGCTGGCTCTTGCCGGAGATGAGGGGCGCCCGGAGGGCGAGGCGCCCCGGGGGGGCGTCGCGTGA
- a CDS encoding biotin--[acetyl-CoA-carboxylase] ligase — translation MTSIRRGEVPSAWRGREVEAWAGELGVPALELAGVIPSTNDRLRNLADGGAPPLTTVIAGAQTRGRGRSGRGWHSPPDSGLWMSILLAGEGGAANVLPLAVGVAAARALERFSPLPVSLKWPNDLLFGDQKVAGILCEAAGDGRDGIVVGIGVNLRRPLSGVPDELAPNIAFLEEVAGGAVREPSLARVLVGEIGHWARPAPRSLAGRLRAEWEARDCLTGRPVHLENGIRGIARGVSKDGSLELVASDGRALRVRSGSVRLDLEDGSLALHAFNRDRTIKGGE, via the coding sequence GTGACCTCGATCCGGCGCGGAGAAGTGCCGTCGGCCTGGCGGGGACGGGAGGTCGAAGCCTGGGCGGGCGAGCTCGGTGTCCCCGCTCTCGAGCTCGCCGGTGTCATCCCCTCGACGAACGACCGTCTCCGCAACCTCGCCGATGGTGGCGCCCCACCCCTCACGACGGTGATCGCGGGAGCCCAGACGCGCGGTCGGGGGCGAAGCGGGAGGGGATGGCACTCTCCGCCCGACTCAGGACTCTGGATGTCGATCCTCCTCGCGGGTGAGGGAGGTGCCGCGAATGTCCTTCCGCTCGCGGTGGGGGTGGCCGCTGCCCGCGCACTCGAGCGCTTTTCTCCGCTTCCCGTGTCCCTGAAATGGCCCAACGACCTTCTCTTCGGGGACCAAAAAGTGGCGGGAATTCTGTGCGAGGCGGCGGGGGATGGGCGCGATGGGATCGTCGTGGGAATCGGGGTAAACCTGCGCCGCCCTTTGAGCGGAGTCCCTGACGAGCTCGCTCCGAACATCGCGTTCCTGGAAGAGGTCGCGGGCGGGGCGGTACGGGAACCTTCGCTCGCCCGCGTCCTCGTCGGCGAGATCGGGCATTGGGCGCGCCCCGCTCCGCGTTCGCTCGCCGGGCGCCTGCGTGCGGAATGGGAGGCGCGGGACTGCCTCACCGGGCGCCCGGTCCACCTCGAAAATGGCATCCGGGGGATCGCTCGGGGCGTCTCCAAAGACGGGTCGCTGGAGCTGGTCGCGTCGGACGGGCGGGCCCTTCGCGTGCGATCGGGGAGTGTTCGCCTCGACCTCGAGGACGGATCGCTCGCGCTCCATGCCTTCAACCGGGATCGGACGATCAAGGGAGGGGAGTGA